A region from the Sphingomonas brevis genome encodes:
- the gatC gene encoding Asp-tRNA(Asn)/Glu-tRNA(Gln) amidotransferase subunit GatC, translating into MSVNADQVRHVAKLARIAMSDAEVEAMVPEFNNILGWVEQLGEVDTNGVEPLTAVIDNQLRLRDDVVNDGDCRDDVLKNAPDAQHGFFAVPKVIE; encoded by the coding sequence ATGTCCGTAAATGCAGATCAGGTGCGGCACGTCGCCAAGCTCGCCCGCATCGCCATGAGCGATGCCGAGGTCGAAGCGATGGTGCCCGAATTCAACAATATCCTCGGCTGGGTCGAACAGCTGGGAGAGGTCGATACCAACGGCGTCGAACCGCTCACCGCGGTAATCGACAACCAGCTCCGGCTCCGCGACGACGTGGTCAACGACGGCGATTGCCGCGATGACGTGCTCAAGAACGCGCCGGATGCCCAGCACGGCTTCTTCGCCGTGCCGAAGGTGATCGAGTGA
- a CDS encoding SPOR domain-containing protein: MRKWLLALAIASVALPAWAQSVRSGIEAWQKGDVAGAVAIWRPLAEKGDPDAAFNLGQAYRLGKGVPVDLAQAQKWLEQAARKGHVDAQATLGLLLFQNGNRVSGMRWLKSAAEAGEPRAMLVVGTALYNGDGVNQDPVTAYAYVSRAAAKGLAPAQATLADMDAVMPLEQRQKGVALAQVMAGPPNVSPTPTATTKRAPGKSAVVKTAPPKPAPPKAAAAMPAVTANGKWRIQLGAFGQKKSAEALFGKLSGKLGGRQAYYVPAGSVVRLQVGPFESRSAASAACAGLSPQPCFPVGG, translated from the coding sequence ATGCGTAAATGGTTGTTGGCGTTGGCAATTGCTTCGGTGGCTTTGCCCGCCTGGGCGCAATCCGTGCGGTCAGGGATCGAAGCCTGGCAGAAAGGCGATGTCGCCGGCGCGGTGGCCATCTGGCGGCCGCTCGCGGAGAAGGGCGATCCCGACGCGGCATTCAACCTCGGCCAGGCCTACAGGCTGGGCAAAGGCGTGCCCGTGGACCTCGCGCAAGCGCAGAAGTGGCTCGAGCAAGCGGCGCGCAAGGGACATGTCGATGCCCAGGCGACGCTCGGCCTGCTGCTTTTCCAGAACGGTAACCGAGTGAGCGGGATGCGCTGGCTTAAATCCGCCGCCGAGGCGGGCGAGCCCCGGGCGATGCTGGTGGTCGGAACGGCGCTGTACAATGGCGATGGAGTCAACCAGGACCCGGTCACCGCCTATGCCTACGTCAGCCGGGCGGCAGCCAAAGGGCTAGCGCCAGCGCAGGCCACGCTTGCCGACATGGACGCGGTCATGCCGCTCGAGCAACGGCAAAAGGGCGTGGCGTTGGCGCAGGTGATGGCCGGTCCGCCAAATGTCTCTCCGACCCCGACCGCTACAACCAAGCGAGCGCCGGGCAAGAGTGCAGTGGTCAAGACCGCGCCGCCGAAGCCGGCCCCGCCGAAGGCAGCGGCGGCCATGCCGGCCGTCACGGCGAACGGCAAATGGCGGATCCAGCTCGGCGCGTTCGGCCAGAAGAAGTCGGCCGAGGCGCTGTTCGGAAAGCTGTCTGGCAAGCTTGGCGGACGGCAGGCCTATTATGTTCCCGCTGGATCGGTGGTCAGGCTTCAGGTCGGCCCATTTGAAAGCCGGTCGGCGGCCTCGGCTGCTTGCGCTGGTCTCTCTCCCCAGCCCTGTTTCCCGGTCGGCGGCTAG
- a CDS encoding aspartate carbamoyltransferase catalytic subunit → MHLLSIDDLSDAQITAILDEGERWFAYNRQPRRNDHRLDGLTIVNAFFENSTRTLLSFEIAANRLGAQVVTMQVEHSSIKKGETLEDTARTLNAMRPDALVIRHGTSGAPASVAAIMDCPVVNAGDGIGEHPTQALLDAATVRQHFGRIDGLKIAICGDLKHSRVARSNAKLLERLGARLRFAGPPSLMPNDLGGTGIDQAVDGADVVIMLRVQRERLEEELGDAPGEYLARFGLTEERFSRTSPDAVIMHPGPINRGVEIEGTLADHPTRSLIVRQVEMGVAVRMACLDLLTAERLG, encoded by the coding sequence ATGCACCTTCTGTCCATTGACGATCTGAGCGACGCCCAGATCACGGCCATCCTCGACGAGGGCGAGCGCTGGTTCGCCTATAATCGCCAGCCGCGGCGCAACGATCATCGGCTCGACGGGCTGACGATCGTCAACGCCTTCTTCGAAAATTCGACGCGAACCCTGCTGAGTTTCGAGATCGCCGCCAACCGGCTCGGCGCACAGGTCGTGACGATGCAGGTCGAGCATAGCTCGATCAAGAAGGGCGAAACGCTGGAGGATACCGCACGGACATTGAACGCGATGCGGCCCGACGCCCTGGTCATCCGGCACGGTACGAGCGGCGCGCCGGCCAGCGTCGCGGCAATCATGGATTGCCCGGTGGTCAATGCCGGCGACGGGATCGGCGAGCATCCGACGCAGGCCCTGCTCGATGCGGCAACTGTCCGCCAGCATTTCGGCAGGATCGACGGGCTCAAGATCGCGATCTGCGGCGATTTGAAGCACAGCCGCGTCGCCCGCTCCAACGCCAAGTTGCTGGAGCGGCTGGGCGCCAGGTTGCGGTTCGCCGGGCCGCCATCGTTGATGCCAAACGATCTTGGCGGAACCGGGATCGACCAGGCGGTCGACGGAGCGGACGTGGTGATAATGCTACGGGTACAGCGCGAGCGGCTGGAAGAAGAGCTGGGCGACGCACCCGGCGAATATCTGGCCCGTTTCGGGCTGACCGAAGAACGGTTTTCCAGGACCTCGCCGGATGCCGTGATCATGCATCCCGGCCCGATCAACCGCGGCGTGGAAATAGAGGGAACCCTGGCCGACCATCCGACCCGCTCGCTGATCGTGCGGCAAGTCGAAATGGGTGTAGCGGTCAGGATGGCCTGTCTCGACCTCCTGACCGCGGAACGGCTTGGCTAG
- a CDS encoding ParA family protein yields MRVLAMASQKGGSGKTTLSGHLAVQAQLAGAGPVCLIDIDPQGSLADWWNERQDDMPAFAQTTVARLASDLEVLRQQGFRLAVIDTPPAITMAIQSVIAVAELIVIPTRPSPHDLRAVGATVDLCDRAGKPLIFVVNAATPKAKITYEAAVALSQHGTVAPVTLHHRTDFAASMIDGRTVMEVDPNGRSAREVTELWDYISDRLEKNFRRTVFAAPNQAPGIGAASPRPVGGFGRRVMGQ; encoded by the coding sequence ATGCGCGTTCTGGCAATGGCATCGCAGAAGGGCGGGTCGGGTAAGACCACACTGTCCGGTCACCTTGCGGTGCAAGCGCAACTGGCGGGCGCCGGCCCGGTCTGCCTGATCGACATCGATCCGCAAGGTTCGCTCGCCGATTGGTGGAACGAACGGCAGGACGATATGCCTGCCTTCGCCCAGACGACCGTCGCCCGGCTGGCTTCAGACCTTGAAGTACTTCGCCAGCAGGGCTTCCGCCTGGCCGTCATCGACACGCCACCGGCAATCACCATGGCGATCCAGTCGGTTATCGCGGTGGCCGAATTGATCGTAATTCCGACCCGGCCTTCACCGCACGATCTTCGCGCCGTCGGCGCCACCGTGGATCTCTGCGATCGTGCCGGAAAGCCGCTGATCTTCGTCGTTAACGCGGCGACGCCCAAGGCCAAGATCACCTATGAAGCGGCCGTCGCCCTGTCGCAGCACGGCACTGTGGCGCCTGTCACGCTTCACCATCGCACCGACTTCGCCGCGTCGATGATCGACGGCCGCACGGTGATGGAGGTCGATCCCAATGGCCGCTCGGCCCGCGAAGTAACCGAGCTATGGGACTATATTTCCGACCGACTCGAAAAGAATTTCCGCCGTACCGTGTTTGCCGCGCCGAACCAGGCGCCGGGCATCGGTGCGGCCAGCCCGCGTCCAGTCGGTGGCTTCGGCCGCCGGGTGATGGGCCAGTAA
- a CDS encoding SPOR domain-containing protein, with protein MTKSNRLATTLTAVSLLAIVTACAGPTAGPKSASIFGGKVDTSNIGIATKAQMALATNDVATAISLAERAVENSPRDAGFRALLGNCYLAAGRFASAEAAFKDSLTLVAQQPQIILKLALVEIAQGKNDEAKYLLAQAQGVLDVADVGLALALAGDPQNAIAVLDPAARAVGADSRTRQNLALAHALAGNWEQAKIVAGQDVPGDQLDARIQQWMALAKPARASDQVAAFIGIQPVASDPGQPVRLALNQVENVRQAAAEPIGDVPQGLTSTATVELPPAPEPQAEPVVLASAEPAPVADVVPAAMIEPTPAPVAAAMPAPAISEARPALSPAAVRLSDPVPSLRKASAPRLAKGKSRAVVQIGAYSSRDRINAAWSKATGKHASLKRFVPVTARFTASSGTFYRLAVKGFDSDREAVSLCNSLKRAGASCFVRTTSGDAPVQFASR; from the coding sequence ATGACCAAATCGAACCGCCTGGCAACCACGCTGACAGCCGTGTCGCTGCTTGCGATCGTTACCGCCTGTGCCGGACCAACCGCCGGGCCAAAGAGCGCATCCATCTTCGGCGGCAAGGTCGATACGTCGAACATCGGCATTGCCACCAAGGCGCAGATGGCGCTGGCTACCAACGATGTCGCCACCGCCATTTCGCTCGCCGAGCGCGCCGTCGAAAACAGCCCGCGTGATGCCGGCTTCCGGGCGCTGCTTGGTAATTGCTACCTCGCCGCCGGTCGCTTTGCTTCGGCCGAGGCCGCATTCAAGGATTCGCTGACGCTCGTTGCCCAGCAGCCGCAGATCATACTCAAGCTTGCACTGGTCGAGATCGCCCAAGGCAAGAATGACGAGGCAAAATATCTGCTGGCCCAGGCTCAGGGAGTGCTCGATGTCGCCGACGTTGGCTTGGCTCTGGCGCTGGCCGGCGATCCGCAGAATGCCATCGCGGTTCTCGACCCGGCTGCTCGCGCCGTCGGCGCGGACTCGCGTACCCGCCAGAATTTGGCCCTGGCCCATGCCCTCGCCGGCAATTGGGAGCAGGCCAAGATCGTTGCCGGGCAGGACGTTCCGGGCGACCAGCTCGACGCGCGCATCCAGCAATGGATGGCGCTCGCCAAGCCTGCCCGGGCTTCGGACCAGGTCGCAGCGTTCATCGGCATCCAGCCGGTCGCCAGCGATCCCGGCCAGCCGGTCCGCCTGGCGTTGAACCAGGTTGAAAATGTGCGCCAGGCAGCGGCAGAGCCGATCGGTGACGTGCCGCAGGGCCTGACGTCGACGGCCACGGTCGAGCTTCCTCCGGCTCCCGAGCCGCAAGCCGAGCCAGTCGTGCTAGCTTCCGCCGAGCCGGCCCCGGTGGCCGACGTCGTTCCTGCTGCGATGATCGAACCGACCCCCGCGCCGGTTGCGGCAGCAATGCCTGCTCCGGCGATCAGCGAAGCCCGTCCGGCCCTTTCGCCGGCCGCGGTGCGGCTGTCGGATCCGGTTCCGTCGCTGCGCAAGGCCTCTGCTCCGCGCCTCGCCAAGGGCAAAAGCCGGGCTGTCGTCCAGATTGGCGCCTATTCGTCGCGCGACCGCATCAATGCTGCCTGGAGCAAGGCCACCGGCAAACATGCTTCGCTGAAGCGTTTCGTGCCGGTCACGGCCCGCTTCACCGCATCGAGCGGCACCTTCTACCGTCTGGCGGTCAAGGGGTTCGACAGCGATCGCGAGGCAGTCAGCCTGTGCAACTCGCTGAAGCGTGCAGGCGCCAGCTGCTTCGTCCGCACTACGTCGGGCGACGCGCCGGTCCAGTTCGCTTCGCGCTAA
- the serB gene encoding phosphoserine phosphatase SerB has protein sequence MPIATLIAAGRLDERLVERIPGARLLRWIDEGDAADVSIDGDIAEAREAIERLEGVDFAIWPVERVPARLFVADMDSTMIGQECIDELADYAGFKDKVAAITERAMRGELDFASALAERVSLLAGLDHTTIEQCLKERISPNPGAATLVATLKSRRVLTVLVSGGFIEFVRPIALQLGFDRMKANYLAVGNEGILIGRTIGKIVDAAAKRRLAEMILSSRKWPAEALMAVGDGANDVPMVELAGLGVAYRAKPALAAVADGRIDHHDLTALLWMQGIPRAEWVEA, from the coding sequence TTGCCCATCGCCACGCTGATAGCAGCCGGACGGCTCGACGAAAGACTGGTGGAGCGGATCCCGGGCGCGCGCCTGCTCCGCTGGATCGACGAGGGCGATGCGGCGGACGTGTCGATCGACGGCGATATCGCTGAAGCGCGCGAGGCGATCGAGCGGCTGGAGGGTGTCGACTTCGCGATTTGGCCGGTCGAGCGGGTCCCGGCGCGCCTGTTCGTTGCCGACATGGATTCGACCATGATCGGGCAGGAATGCATCGACGAACTGGCCGACTATGCCGGGTTCAAGGACAAGGTCGCGGCAATCACCGAGCGCGCGATGCGCGGAGAACTGGACTTTGCAAGCGCCTTGGCCGAGCGCGTTTCACTGCTTGCGGGCCTCGATCATACTACTATCGAGCAATGTCTAAAGGAGCGCATCAGTCCCAATCCGGGCGCGGCAACGCTGGTTGCCACGTTGAAGAGCAGGCGTGTCCTGACCGTGCTGGTATCAGGCGGCTTCATCGAATTCGTCCGTCCGATCGCCTTGCAGCTCGGCTTCGACCGGATGAAGGCCAATTATCTTGCGGTTGGAAACGAAGGAATATTGATTGGCCGCACCATAGGCAAAATCGTGGATGCCGCAGCCAAGCGCCGGCTGGCCGAAATGATTCTTTCGTCCAGGAAATGGCCGGCGGAAGCATTAATGGCGGTCGGCGATGGGGCCAACGACGTGCCGATGGTCGAACTTGCCGGGCTCGGTGTCGCCTATCGCGCCAAGCCGGCGCTCGCCGCAGTGGCCGACGGCCGGATCGACCATCATGACCTTACGGCGCTGCTGTGGATGCAGGGCATCCCGCGTGCCGAATGGGTTGAAGCCTAG
- the ruvX gene encoding Holliday junction resolvase RuvX → MITTSAADYSAALPGHGRLLGLDVGTKTIGLATCDAGWSYATPGETIRRTKFTADLEQLKAVIAKNAIVGLVIGLPLNLDGSDSPRTQSVRAFARNLAPLALPMLLWDERWSTVAVERAMIEADMSRAKRAEKVDAHAAAHILQGAIDALVNLPTTR, encoded by the coding sequence TTGATCACGACATCCGCTGCTGACTACTCCGCCGCCTTGCCCGGTCATGGGCGCCTGCTCGGGCTGGATGTCGGCACGAAGACGATCGGGCTAGCCACCTGCGACGCGGGCTGGAGCTATGCGACACCGGGGGAAACGATCCGGCGGACCAAATTCACCGCAGACTTGGAACAGCTCAAAGCTGTCATCGCCAAGAACGCCATCGTCGGTCTGGTGATCGGCCTGCCGCTCAACCTCGACGGCAGCGACTCTCCACGCACCCAATCGGTCCGCGCCTTCGCCCGCAACCTGGCGCCGCTCGCCCTTCCCATGCTGCTGTGGGACGAACGCTGGTCGACGGTCGCGGTCGAACGGGCGATGATCGAGGCGGACATGAGCCGGGCCAAGCGCGCCGAGAAGGTCGACGCCCATGCGGCCGCGCACATATTGCAAGGGGCGATCGACGCGCTGGTCAATCTCCCGACTACGCGCTAG
- a CDS encoding DUF3089 domain-containing protein: MCARRFLMLIFILTLIFVGGAFALYQWGGNVLLKSATPQGHFVATEAGAGPDYSKVEYWIARPDIAGNPATWAPERYLNGPTNSPNHYMGQTPPPVRAAAFYIHPTTYLERDRWNAPLDDKASQDRATLFVRSQASAFADVSDVWAPKYRQAAYGAFLLKSEDADEALGLAYGDVVAAFDEFLRRNPSGPIILAGHSQGSLHLLRLLADRRVQIKGRLIAAYVAGWPVGVVADLPATGLSACARPDETGCLLSWQSFGEPANMSLVTDAWVGTRGLSGATRNREDMLCVNPVSGVKDGSSLPAENPGTLVPTADLSTASLALGQVGSRCDHGFLIIDGPIPAMGPYVLPGNNYHVYDYALFWAAIARDAFRRSIAWH, encoded by the coding sequence ATGTGCGCCCGCCGCTTCCTGATGCTGATTTTCATCCTGACCTTGATATTCGTCGGGGGCGCGTTCGCGCTCTACCAATGGGGCGGGAATGTGCTGCTCAAGAGCGCAACGCCGCAGGGCCATTTTGTGGCGACGGAAGCGGGAGCCGGGCCGGACTATTCCAAGGTCGAATACTGGATCGCGCGGCCGGATATCGCCGGCAATCCAGCGACCTGGGCGCCTGAACGCTATCTCAACGGTCCGACAAATTCGCCGAACCATTATATGGGCCAGACGCCCCCGCCTGTCAGGGCGGCGGCGTTCTACATTCATCCAACGACCTATCTCGAGCGAGACCGCTGGAACGCGCCTTTAGACGACAAGGCTAGCCAGGATCGGGCGACCTTGTTCGTTCGAAGTCAGGCAAGCGCATTTGCGGACGTCTCGGATGTCTGGGCGCCGAAGTACCGCCAGGCTGCCTACGGCGCCTTCCTGCTAAAGAGCGAGGATGCCGACGAGGCGCTCGGCTTGGCATATGGCGATGTCGTGGCAGCCTTCGACGAGTTCCTGCGGCGGAATCCGAGTGGCCCGATCATTCTCGCTGGTCACAGCCAGGGCTCGCTCCATCTGCTTCGGCTGCTTGCCGACCGCAGGGTGCAGATCAAGGGCCGGCTGATCGCCGCCTATGTCGCCGGTTGGCCGGTTGGAGTGGTAGCGGACCTGCCGGCAACCGGACTTTCCGCCTGCGCGCGGCCCGATGAAACCGGCTGCCTGTTGAGTTGGCAGAGCTTTGGCGAGCCAGCCAATATGTCGCTCGTCACCGACGCCTGGGTGGGAACTCGCGGTCTCAGCGGCGCCACGCGCAACCGCGAGGATATGCTCTGCGTGAATCCAGTGAGCGGCGTGAAAGACGGCAGCTCGTTACCCGCGGAAAATCCCGGAACGCTCGTGCCAACCGCCGACCTTAGCACTGCCAGCCTGGCGCTCGGACAGGTCGGCAGCCGCTGCGATCATGGATTCCTCATCATCGACGGGCCGATCCCCGCCATGGGGCCGTACGTCCTGCCCGGTAACAACTATCATGTTTATGACTATGCCCTGTTCTGGGCCGCGATCGCACGCGACGCCTTCCGTAGGTCGATAGCATGGCATTGA
- the gatA gene encoding Asp-tRNA(Asn)/Glu-tRNA(Gln) amidotransferase subunit GatA gives MSELTLKTITELREGFRAGDFSAREIAEAFNAAVAAARSLNAFTVETPELALAAADAADAARASGELKPLSGIPLGIKDLFATKGVDSTAGSKILQHFKPTYESTVSGNLKAAGAGMLGKLNMDEFAMGSSNETSAYGPVISPWKRNDGGNAALTPGGSSGGSAAAVAAGIAPGVTGTDTGGSIRQPAAFTGISGIKPTYGRCSRWGIVAFASSLDQAGPMARTVRDCAIMLEAMAGFDAKDATSLNLPVPQWEAGLSADLRGKKVGIPKEYRIDGVPEEINAIWDQGIEWLKDAGAEVVQISLPHTKYALPTYYIIAPAEASSNLARYDGVRYGLREMGVKSLDDMYAATRADGFGAEVKRRIMIGTYVLSAGFYDAYFTKAQKVRTLIKRDFTEAFRDCDFILTPTAPSAAFGLQEKMSDPLAMYLNDVFAVPASLAGLPAMSVPGGLDSQGLPLGIHLIGREMDEQGVLNAGLAIEERAGFTARPKKWW, from the coding sequence ATGAGCGAGCTCACCCTCAAGACGATCACCGAGCTGCGCGAAGGCTTTCGAGCCGGCGATTTTTCGGCGCGCGAGATCGCCGAGGCGTTCAACGCCGCGGTTGCCGCTGCGCGCAGTCTCAACGCTTTCACAGTCGAAACGCCTGAGCTGGCACTGGCGGCCGCAGACGCAGCAGACGCCGCCCGTGCATCCGGCGAGCTGAAACCGCTTTCCGGCATTCCACTCGGCATCAAGGATTTGTTCGCGACCAAGGGCGTTGACAGCACCGCGGGCTCGAAGATCCTCCAGCATTTCAAGCCGACCTACGAAAGCACCGTCTCGGGCAACCTCAAGGCGGCCGGCGCCGGCATGTTGGGCAAGCTCAACATGGACGAATTTGCAATGGGCTCGTCCAACGAAACCAGCGCCTATGGCCCGGTCATTTCGCCGTGGAAGCGCAACGACGGCGGCAACGCAGCGCTGACGCCGGGCGGCTCGTCGGGCGGTTCGGCGGCGGCGGTTGCCGCGGGAATCGCGCCAGGCGTCACCGGCACCGACACCGGCGGATCGATTCGTCAGCCTGCTGCATTCACCGGCATTTCGGGGATCAAGCCGACCTATGGCCGCTGCTCTCGCTGGGGAATCGTCGCCTTCGCCAGCTCGCTCGACCAGGCGGGGCCGATGGCTCGCACCGTGCGCGATTGTGCGATCATGCTTGAGGCGATGGCCGGCTTCGATGCCAAGGACGCAACGTCTCTCAACCTGCCGGTGCCGCAGTGGGAGGCCGGCCTTTCGGCCGACCTGCGCGGCAAGAAGGTCGGCATCCCGAAGGAATATCGCATCGACGGCGTTCCCGAAGAGATCAATGCCATCTGGGACCAGGGGATTGAGTGGCTCAAGGACGCTGGCGCCGAGGTTGTGCAGATCAGCCTGCCGCACACCAAATATGCGCTTCCGACCTACTACATCATCGCTCCGGCCGAGGCTTCGTCCAATCTCGCCCGCTACGACGGCGTTCGCTACGGCCTGCGTGAGATGGGGGTGAAGAGCCTCGACGACATGTATGCCGCGACGCGTGCTGATGGTTTTGGCGCGGAAGTAAAGCGGCGGATCATGATCGGCACCTATGTGCTGTCCGCAGGCTTCTACGATGCCTATTTCACCAAGGCGCAAAAGGTTCGCACCTTGATCAAGCGCGACTTTACCGAAGCGTTTAGGGATTGCGACTTCATCCTGACCCCGACCGCGCCCTCGGCGGCGTTCGGGCTTCAGGAGAAGATGAGCGATCCGCTGGCCATGTATCTGAACGACGTGTTCGCGGTTCCGGCCAGCCTCGCCGGCTTGCCGGCCATGTCGGTTCCCGGCGGACTCGACAGCCAGGGCCTGCCGCTGGGCATTCATTTGATCGGCCGCGAGATGGACGAACAGGGTGTGCTCAACGCCGGCCTCGCCATCGAGGAACGGGCAGGGTTCACGGCGAGGCCGAAGAAATGGTGGTGA
- a CDS encoding DUF4153 domain-containing protein: protein MAERFDSEDQDWLARPWIMALVGAVGGLIVHLLTDRASYGDPFPVWRQAATAFTVIATVSFLLTVELRRWTWAIAFALGWGTVIALVGWFTAQYNQIPEIFEFPFFSGILAVLIAAPLFQTIRDEGAWRFPYARLHRHAWTDAVIGAASLAFTGITFLLAWLIAGLFDVIGIDAIKELLKKEWFDWMLAGLAFGGAIGILRERDALVATLQKLAMVILSVLAPVLAVALGAFLVSLPFTGLKGLWESDIPATPMLLLSGAGAILLANAVIGDGREERSGNIWLRRAALLLVVCVLPLAFFAGLSMGQRIGQYGWTPERIWGAIAVGIAIAYGAAAWWAVFKGRLDFDDALRPLQTKLAIGLCGLALFLALPIVDFGAISANSQLARLTSGKVKAEEFDWTAMAFDFGKAGRRHLDAIAKSGPVDRRRLADIALKSDSRWDLAEENIVAGPEPQELIVTPKGVSVPEELRAQLLGVPGNTQGFCSSGGACRVFSQEGGRSFIVFMDGCANLSPAQRNDPKKRCTRLPAVFEQEGSKWVNVYLRRFKPEPPLSDAEQLASLQRESDALERGDVKVAPVSQRRLVVGGKPTGDIFE from the coding sequence GTGGCAGAGCGTTTCGATAGCGAGGACCAGGACTGGCTGGCGCGGCCGTGGATCATGGCACTGGTTGGCGCGGTCGGCGGCCTGATCGTCCATCTGCTGACCGACCGGGCAAGTTACGGCGATCCGTTTCCCGTCTGGCGGCAGGCCGCGACCGCTTTCACCGTCATCGCCACGGTGAGTTTCCTATTGACGGTTGAGCTCCGCCGATGGACCTGGGCGATCGCTTTCGCGCTGGGGTGGGGCACGGTGATCGCGCTGGTCGGTTGGTTCACCGCCCAGTACAATCAGATCCCGGAAATCTTCGAATTCCCCTTTTTCTCCGGCATCCTCGCGGTGCTGATCGCGGCGCCGCTGTTCCAGACCATCCGCGACGAAGGCGCCTGGCGTTTCCCTTATGCGCGCCTCCACCGCCACGCCTGGACCGACGCAGTAATAGGCGCGGCAAGCCTGGCCTTCACCGGCATTACATTCTTGCTGGCATGGCTGATCGCCGGCCTGTTCGACGTGATCGGCATCGATGCGATCAAGGAGTTGCTCAAGAAGGAATGGTTCGACTGGATGCTGGCCGGCTTGGCGTTCGGCGGAGCGATCGGAATCCTGCGCGAGCGTGACGCGCTGGTCGCAACATTACAGAAGCTGGCAATGGTGATCCTGTCCGTCCTGGCGCCGGTACTGGCGGTGGCACTCGGCGCTTTCCTGGTCTCGCTTCCCTTCACGGGACTCAAGGGCCTGTGGGAGTCCGATATCCCGGCGACGCCGATGCTGCTCCTTTCCGGCGCCGGCGCGATCCTGCTGGCCAATGCGGTAATCGGCGATGGCAGGGAGGAGCGCAGCGGCAACATCTGGCTCCGCCGTGCCGCGCTGCTGCTGGTGGTTTGCGTCCTTCCGCTGGCATTCTTCGCCGGTCTTTCGATGGGGCAGCGGATCGGCCAATATGGCTGGACGCCGGAGCGCATCTGGGGCGCGATCGCGGTCGGCATTGCAATTGCTTATGGCGCCGCCGCCTGGTGGGCGGTGTTCAAGGGCCGCCTGGATTTCGACGATGCGCTGCGCCCGCTTCAAACCAAGCTGGCGATCGGTCTGTGCGGCCTGGCATTGTTCCTTGCGTTGCCGATCGTCGATTTCGGCGCGATCAGCGCCAACTCGCAGCTTGCCCGCCTGACGAGCGGCAAGGTCAAGGCCGAGGAGTTCGACTGGACCGCCATGGCGTTCGATTTCGGCAAGGCTGGCCGCAGACACCTCGACGCGATTGCGAAATCAGGACCCGTTGACCGGCGTAGGCTAGCCGACATCGCGCTTAAATCGGACAGTCGATGGGATTTGGCAGAAGAAAACATCGTTGCCGGACCAGAGCCGCAGGAATTGATCGTGACACCCAAGGGTGTCTCAGTCCCCGAAGAGCTTAGAGCCCAACTCCTTGGCGTGCCAGGGAATACCCAAGGGTTCTGTTCGTCGGGAGGCGCGTGCCGCGTCTTTTCGCAAGAAGGCGGGCGGAGTTTTATTGTTTTCATGGACGGTTGCGCCAACCTGTCGCCGGCGCAACGCAATGATCCGAAAAAGCGCTGCACTCGCTTGCCTGCGGTGTTCGAACAGGAAGGCAGTAAGTGGGTCAATGTCTATCTGCGCCGCTTCAAACCGGAACCACCGCTGAGCGATGCTGAGCAATTGGCCTCCCTGCAGCGCGAATCCGACGCGCTCGAACGGGGAGATGTGAAGGTCGCGCCGGTTAGCCAGCGTCGGCTGGTCGTCGGCGGCAAGCCTACAGGTGATATCTTCGAATAG